In Deltaproteobacteria bacterium, a single genomic region encodes these proteins:
- a CDS encoding NADP-dependent isocitrate dehydrogenase → MAEYKFVKVPKDGARITMGPNRKLNVPDNPIIPFIEGDGTGRDIWRAAVRVFDAAVQKAYGGKKKIHWMEVYAGEKSFKQYGSWLHEETVPAFVEFFVGIKGPLTTPIGGGMTSLNVALRKLLDLYVCQRPIQYFTGVPSPVKHPEHVDMVVFRENTEDIYTGIEFPNRSEANAKFKSLLKENFPQDYAKIRFPDSAGIGIKPVSVEGTERLVRAAIQWSLKNKRKNVNFVHKGNIMKYTEGAFAEWGYALGKREFRNDIVTERESWILGNKEAKPNISNEDNAKAIDPGFDMMSPSQQGDIKKEVEEALKLWPTHGDGKWKSKLMLKDSIADVTLQFVLIRPKDYDVIATMNLNGDYISDALAAQVGGIGIAPGANINYDTGHAVFEATHGTAPKYADLDKVNPGSVILSGEMMFRYMGWNEAADLIIKGIEGAVKAQTVTYDFERLMPGSKLVSCSGFGDAIIANF, encoded by the coding sequence ATGGCTGAATATAAATTTGTAAAGGTGCCGAAGGACGGCGCCAGGATCACTATGGGGCCGAACAGGAAGCTGAACGTTCCCGACAACCCGATCATTCCCTTCATCGAAGGCGACGGCACGGGCCGCGATATCTGGCGCGCCGCGGTGCGAGTCTTCGACGCCGCGGTGCAAAAAGCCTACGGCGGCAAGAAGAAAATCCATTGGATGGAAGTCTATGCCGGCGAGAAGTCCTTCAAGCAGTATGGCAGCTGGTTGCACGAAGAAACCGTGCCGGCCTTCGTCGAGTTTTTCGTCGGCATCAAAGGGCCGCTGACCACCCCCATTGGTGGAGGTATGACCTCGCTTAACGTCGCTTTACGAAAGCTTTTGGACTTGTACGTCTGTCAACGGCCGATTCAATATTTCACTGGCGTGCCTTCGCCGGTGAAGCATCCCGAGCATGTCGACATGGTGGTCTTCCGCGAGAACACCGAAGATATTTATACCGGTATCGAATTTCCCAATCGCAGCGAAGCCAACGCCAAGTTCAAATCCCTGCTCAAAGAAAATTTTCCCCAAGACTACGCCAAGATTCGTTTCCCCGACTCGGCCGGCATCGGCATCAAACCGGTTTCAGTCGAAGGCACCGAGCGCTTGGTGCGGGCGGCGATTCAGTGGTCGCTCAAGAACAAGCGTAAGAACGTCAACTTCGTGCACAAGGGCAACATCATGAAATACACCGAGGGCGCCTTTGCCGAATGGGGCTACGCCCTCGGTAAGCGAGAATTTCGTAACGACATCGTCACCGAACGGGAATCTTGGATCTTAGGGAACAAGGAAGCCAAACCGAACATCAGTAATGAGGACAACGCCAAGGCGATTGACCCTGGTTTCGACATGATGTCGCCGTCGCAGCAGGGCGATATTAAGAAAGAAGTCGAAGAGGCCTTGAAACTTTGGCCGACCCACGGCGACGGCAAATGGAAGAGCAAGCTCATGCTCAAGGACTCCATCGCCGACGTCACCTTGCAGTTCGTCTTGATCCGCCCGAAAGACTATGACGTCATCGCCACCATGAACTTGAACGGCGATTATATCTCCGACGCCTTGGCCGCGCAGGTCGGCGGTATCGGCATCGCGCCTGGCGCGAATATCAATTACGACACCGGTCATGCGGTATTCGAAGCGACCCACGGCACGGCGCCGAAGTACGCCGATCTCGACAAGGTAAATCCGGGCTCGGTAATTCTTTCCGGCGAGATGATGTTCCGCTACATGGGCTGGAACGAAGCGGCGGACTTGATCATCAAGGGGATCGAAGGAGCGGTCAAAGCCCAGACAGTAACCTACGATTTCGAGCGCTTGATGCCGGGTTCTAAGTTGGTCAGCTGTTCAGGTTTTGGCGATGCGATCATCGCCAATTTTTAA
- the mdh gene encoding malate dehydrogenase produces MARKKIALIGAGNIGGSMAHLALLKGLGDVVLFDVVDGLPQGKALDLSHAGPVEGFDGNVLGTNKYEDIAGADVCIVTAGIARKPGMSRDDLLGTNSKILSSVADGIKKHAPNSLVIVITNPLDAMVTLMQRALGFPKNRVVGQSGILDSARYRSFIAKELNVSVKSVQAMVLGGHGDDMVPVRSTCLIGGVPVEKLIASARLDEIEARVRNAGGEVVALLKTGSAYFSPASAAIQMTEAFLFDKKEILPCAALLEGEYGVSGYYFCVPVQIGAGGVEKVIEVNLSDADKKAFSVSLDHVKDIVQAMNRVLGVA; encoded by the coding sequence ATGGCTAGGAAAAAAATCGCTTTAATCGGCGCCGGCAACATCGGCGGCTCGATGGCCCACTTGGCCTTGCTCAAAGGTTTGGGCGACGTGGTGCTTTTTGACGTGGTCGACGGCTTGCCCCAAGGCAAAGCCCTCGACTTGTCCCACGCCGGACCGGTGGAAGGTTTCGACGGCAACGTGCTCGGCACCAATAAGTACGAAGACATCGCCGGCGCCGATGTCTGTATCGTAACCGCCGGTATCGCCCGCAAACCGGGCATGAGCCGCGACGACTTGCTGGGCACCAACTCCAAGATACTCTCGTCGGTGGCCGATGGTATTAAAAAGCATGCGCCCAATTCATTGGTCATCGTCATCACCAATCCGTTGGATGCGATGGTGACGCTGATGCAGCGCGCTCTGGGATTCCCCAAGAATCGCGTGGTCGGCCAATCGGGAATTCTCGATTCGGCGCGCTACCGTTCGTTCATCGCCAAAGAACTCAATGTCTCGGTGAAGAGCGTGCAGGCGATGGTGCTCGGCGGCCATGGCGACGACATGGTTCCGGTGCGTAGCACTTGTTTAATCGGCGGCGTGCCGGTGGAAAAATTGATTGCATCGGCGCGCTTGGACGAAATCGAAGCGCGGGTGCGCAACGCCGGTGGTGAAGTGGTCGCTTTACTCAAAACTGGCTCGGCTTATTTCTCACCCGCTTCGGCGGCGATCCAGATGACCGAAGCGTTTCTCTTCGACAAAAAAGAAATTCTTCCCTGCGCTGCATTGCTCGAAGGCGAGTATGGTGTCAGCGGTTATTATTTCTGCGTGCCGGTGCAGATCGGCGCTGGCGGCGTGGAAAAGGTCATCGAAGTCAATTTGAGCGACGCCGATAAAAAAGCTTTCAGCGTTTCCCTCGATCACGTCAAAGATATCGTCCAAGCGATGAACCGCGTGCTGGGCGTAGCGTAA
- a CDS encoding ADP-forming succinate--CoA ligase subunit beta: MNIHEFQAKEILKRFGVLVPRGIVASTPEAAKAAAKELGGGVCVVKAQLHAGGRGKGGGVKVVKNAEEAAESARDMLGKNLITHQTGPEGRQVRRVLVEQGLKIERELYLAMALDRAQSRVTVICSSEGGVEIEQVADKQPEKILREIIDPVIGLAGFQCRRVALALGIPAALTGKFVGVMQGLYRAFEECDASLAEINPLIITADGQVMALDAKMNFDSNAFFRQKEIVALRDLDEEDPREVEASKYDLSYISLDGNIACMVNGAGLAMATMDIIKVYGGEPANFLDVGGGADKKKVAQAFKILLADPRVRGVLINIFGGIMRCDVLAQGVVDAARELKITVPLVVRMQGTNVEQGRKILTESGLTIISAETMAEAAEKIVKVVKGGKG; the protein is encoded by the coding sequence ATGAACATCCACGAATTTCAGGCCAAGGAAATCCTTAAACGCTTCGGTGTTTTGGTTCCGCGCGGTATCGTCGCGTCGACGCCGGAGGCTGCCAAAGCGGCGGCGAAGGAGCTTGGCGGCGGCGTTTGCGTCGTCAAGGCGCAGCTTCACGCCGGTGGCCGCGGCAAAGGCGGTGGCGTCAAAGTCGTGAAGAACGCGGAGGAAGCGGCCGAGAGCGCCCGCGACATGCTCGGCAAAAACTTGATAACCCATCAAACTGGACCCGAAGGGCGCCAGGTGCGCCGGGTGTTGGTCGAGCAAGGTTTGAAGATCGAGCGCGAACTCTATCTCGCGATGGCCCTCGACCGCGCTCAGTCGCGGGTGACAGTAATTTGTTCCAGCGAAGGCGGCGTCGAGATCGAACAGGTCGCCGACAAACAGCCGGAAAAGATTTTACGCGAAATCATCGACCCGGTGATCGGCTTGGCCGGCTTTCAGTGCCGGCGCGTCGCCCTAGCGCTTGGCATTCCCGCCGCTTTGACCGGTAAATTCGTCGGCGTTATGCAGGGACTCTATCGTGCCTTCGAGGAGTGCGACGCGTCGTTGGCGGAAATCAATCCGCTGATTATTACCGCAGACGGTCAAGTGATGGCCCTCGACGCCAAGATGAACTTCGACAGCAACGCGTTCTTTCGCCAGAAAGAGATTGTCGCATTGCGCGATCTCGATGAAGAAGACCCGCGCGAAGTCGAAGCGAGCAAGTACGATCTGTCTTACATTTCACTCGACGGTAACATCGCCTGCATGGTCAACGGCGCCGGCTTGGCGATGGCGACCATGGATATCATCAAAGTTTACGGTGGCGAGCCGGCCAATTTTCTCGACGTCGGCGGCGGCGCCGACAAGAAAAAAGTCGCCCAGGCGTTTAAAATATTGCTCGCCGATCCTCGCGTGCGCGGCGTGCTAATCAATATTTTCGGCGGCATCATGCGCTGCGACGTGCTTGCCCAAGGCGTCGTTGATGCGGCGCGTGAGTTGAAAATCACCGTGCCCTTGGTGGTGCGCATGCAGGGCACCAATGTCGAGCAGGGTAGAAAGATTCTCACCGAATCCGGCCTGACGATCATTTCCGCGGAGACCATGGCGGAAGCGGCGGAGAAGATCGTCAAGGTGGTCAAGGGCGGCAAGGGATAA
- the sucD gene encoding succinate--CoA ligase subunit alpha has translation MSILVNKSTRVLTQGITGDTGRFHTKACKEYGTQMVAGVTPGKGGSAYEGIPVFDTVERAVKETGANATVIYVPPPFAADAILEAADANIPLIICITEGVPVRDMVKVKRYLAGRNSQLLGPNCPGTITPGQCKIGIMPGRIHKPGTIGVVSRSGTLTYEAVDQLTRLGLGQSTCVGIGGDPVHGFEFLDVLKLFNDDPETEAVVMIGEIGGSAEEEAADWIKANMKKPVAGFIAGQTAPPGKRMGHAGAIISGGKGTAKEKIAAMTQAGIRMASSPATIGRTMQEALGK, from the coding sequence ATGTCAATTCTAGTTAACAAATCGACTCGTGTGCTGACCCAGGGCATAACCGGAGACACGGGCCGGTTTCACACCAAGGCGTGCAAAGAGTACGGTACCCAGATGGTTGCCGGGGTAACGCCGGGCAAGGGCGGCTCGGCTTACGAAGGGATTCCGGTCTTCGATACCGTCGAGCGCGCGGTCAAAGAGACCGGCGCCAATGCGACGGTGATCTACGTGCCGCCGCCGTTTGCCGCCGATGCGATTCTCGAAGCGGCGGATGCGAATATTCCATTGATCATTTGCATCACCGAAGGCGTCCCGGTGCGAGATATGGTCAAGGTGAAACGCTACCTCGCCGGGCGCAACTCGCAGTTGCTTGGCCCCAATTGTCCTGGCACCATCACGCCGGGACAGTGCAAGATCGGCATTATGCCCGGCCGCATTCACAAGCCGGGAACCATCGGCGTGGTCTCGCGTAGCGGTACGCTCACCTATGAAGCGGTCGATCAATTGACTCGCTTGGGTTTGGGTCAATCGACCTGCGTCGGCATCGGCGGCGATCCGGTGCATGGATTCGAGTTCCTCGACGTGCTTAAATTATTTAACGACGATCCCGAAACCGAGGCAGTGGTGATGATCGGCGAGATCGGCGGCAGCGCCGAAGAGGAAGCCGCCGATTGGATCAAGGCGAACATGAAGAAGCCGGTGGCCGGATTCATCGCCGGGCAGACCGCGCCGCCGGGAAAAAGAATGGGCCACGCCGGCGCGATCATCTCCGGCGGCAAGGGCACGGCAAAAGAAAAAATCGCAGCGATGACACAG